A genomic region of Mycobacterium sp. Aquia_213 contains the following coding sequences:
- a CDS encoding alpha-1,4-glucan--maltose-1-phosphate maltosyltransferase produces the protein MPGRVEIDNVAPVVSCGAYPAKAVVGETVPVSAAVWREGHDAVAATLVVRYLGPRYPQVTETRRVTAVQAPERLASPLDGKPTERVKPLQLPMTMGQEPYVFHGQFTPDRVGLWTFRVDGWGDPLHTWRHGLLAKLDAGQGEKELSNDLLVGAGLFERAATGVPRANRDPLLAAAAALRAPGDPVTRTALALAPEIEEILALYPLREIVTRGEQYGVWVDRPLARFGSWYEMFPRSTGGWDADGNPVHGTFATAAADLPRIADMGFDVVYLPPIHPIGKVHRKGRNNSPTAAPGDVGSPWAIGSDEGGHDAIHPDLGTIEDFDKFVAAARDLGLEVALDLALQCAPDHPWAREHRQWFTELPDGTIAYAENPPKKYQDIYPINFDNDPAGLYDEVLRVVRHWVDHGIKFFRVDNPHTKPPDFWAWLIGQVKDADPDVLFLSEAFTPPARQYGLAKLGFTQSYSYFTWRTAKWELTEFGNDISALADFRRPNLFVNTPDILHAILQYNGPGMFAIRAVLAATMSPAWGVYSGYELFEHRAVREGSEEYLDSEKYELRPRDYAAALAEGRSLAPFLKQLNAIRRVHPALQQLRTIYFHGVNNDALMAFSKFDPATGDCVLVVVTLNAFGPEEGTLWLDMAALGMESYERFWVRDEITGQEFQWGQSNYVRIDPGYAVAHIINMPIIPQESRNTLLRRR, from the coding sequence GTGCCCGGTCGTGTCGAGATCGATAACGTCGCACCCGTCGTTTCCTGCGGCGCATACCCCGCCAAGGCGGTGGTCGGCGAGACGGTCCCCGTCAGCGCCGCGGTGTGGCGCGAAGGCCACGACGCGGTCGCGGCGACGCTGGTAGTCCGCTACCTGGGGCCGCGCTACCCGCAGGTCACCGAGACCCGCCGTGTCACAGCGGTCCAGGCGCCGGAACGGCTGGCGTCCCCGCTCGACGGCAAGCCCACCGAGCGGGTCAAACCGCTGCAGCTGCCGATGACGATGGGCCAGGAACCTTACGTTTTCCATGGTCAGTTCACGCCCGACCGGGTCGGGCTGTGGACCTTCCGCGTGGACGGGTGGGGTGACCCGCTCCACACCTGGCGGCACGGGCTGCTGGCCAAACTGGATGCCGGCCAGGGCGAGAAGGAACTGTCCAACGATCTGTTGGTCGGCGCCGGTTTGTTCGAGCGCGCCGCGACCGGGGTGCCGCGCGCGAATCGTGATCCGCTGCTGGCCGCGGCCGCGGCGTTGCGAGCCCCGGGAGATCCGGTGACGCGCACCGCGCTGGCGCTGGCGCCCGAGATCGAGGAGATCCTGGCTCTCTATCCGCTGCGGGAGATCGTCACCCGCGGCGAGCAGTACGGCGTCTGGGTGGACCGGCCGCTGGCCCGCTTCGGCTCGTGGTACGAGATGTTTCCGCGTTCGACCGGCGGCTGGGACGCCGACGGAAACCCCGTGCACGGCACATTCGCGACGGCAGCCGCGGACCTTCCGCGCATCGCCGACATGGGATTCGACGTCGTATACCTGCCGCCGATCCACCCGATCGGCAAAGTACATCGCAAGGGGCGCAACAACTCCCCCACCGCGGCGCCCGGCGATGTGGGCTCGCCCTGGGCAATTGGCAGCGACGAGGGCGGCCACGACGCGATCCATCCGGACCTGGGCACGATCGAGGACTTCGACAAATTCGTCGCCGCGGCACGCGATCTGGGCCTGGAAGTCGCCCTCGACCTGGCACTGCAATGCGCCCCGGATCACCCCTGGGCCCGCGAACACCGGCAGTGGTTCACCGAATTGCCGGACGGCACTATCGCTTACGCGGAGAATCCACCGAAGAAGTACCAGGACATCTATCCGATCAACTTCGACAACGATCCCGCGGGCCTGTACGACGAAGTGCTGCGCGTGGTCCGGCACTGGGTTGACCATGGCATCAAGTTCTTTCGGGTCGACAACCCGCACACCAAGCCGCCCGACTTCTGGGCCTGGCTGATCGGTCAGGTCAAGGACGCCGATCCCGACGTGCTGTTCCTGTCCGAGGCGTTCACTCCGCCGGCCCGGCAGTACGGACTGGCCAAACTCGGCTTCACGCAGTCCTACAGCTACTTCACCTGGCGCACCGCCAAATGGGAACTCACCGAATTCGGCAACGACATCTCCGCCCTCGCCGACTTCCGGCGGCCGAATCTGTTCGTGAACACGCCCGACATCCTGCACGCGATCCTGCAGTACAACGGACCGGGTATGTTCGCCATCCGCGCGGTGCTGGCCGCGACCATGAGTCCGGCCTGGGGTGTCTACTCGGGCTACGAGCTGTTCGAGCACCGTGCGGTACGCGAAGGCAGCGAGGAATACCTCGACTCGGAGAAGTACGAATTGCGCCCCCGCGACTACGCGGCAGCGCTCGCCGAGGGCAGGTCGCTGGCACCATTCCTTAAACAGCTCAACGCAATTCGCCGCGTCCATCCCGCCCTGCAGCAATTGCGCACCATTTACTTCCACGGCGTCAACAACGACGCGCTGATGGCCTTCAGCAAGTTCGACCCGGCCACCGGAGACTGCGTGTTGGTGGTGGTGACGCTCAACGCATTCGGGCCCGAGGAAGGCACGCTGTGGTTAGACATGGCTGCATTGGGTATGGAGTCCTATGAGCGGTTTTGGGTGCGCGACGAGATAACCGGCCAGGAATTCCAGTGGGGGCAGTCAAATTACGTTCGCATCGATCCCGGATACGCAGTCGCCCACATCATCAATATGCCAATCATCCCGCAGGAGTCTCGAAACACGTTGCTGCGCAGGAGGTAA
- the glgP gene encoding alpha-glucan family phosphorylase, whose amino-acid sequence MKALRRFTVRAHLPERLAALEQLSINLRWSWDKATQDLFASIDPLLWANCGSDPVALLGAVNPARLDELAVDEGFLRWLDELSADLNDYLRRPLWYQQQQEAGTAMPTGIAYFSMEFGVAEVLPNYSGGLGILAGDHLKSASDLGVPLIAVGLYYRSGYFRQSLTAEGWQNETYPSLDPQGLPLRLLTDAARNPALVELTLPDSARLFARIWVAQVGRVPLLLLDSDVPENEHDLRSVTDRLYGGDQEHRMRQEILAGIGGVRAIRAFTAIEGLPAPEVFHMNEGHAGFLGVERIRELITDSGLDFDTALTVVRSATVFTTHTPVPAGIDRFPVDMVRLYFDDYLDEDSDDQVPALLPGVPIDRVIALGAEDDETKFNMAHMGLRLAQRANGVSLLHGQVSRGMFNELWPGFDRAEVPIGSITNGVHARTWAAPQWLQLGRELAGPEDAAFSDPGVWLRLREVDPGHLWWIRSQLRSLLVDDVRRRLRRSWLERGASDAELSWIATAFDPDVLTVGFARRVPTYKRLTLMLSDPDRLERLLLNKERPIQLIVAGKSHPADDGGKALIQQVVRFADRPEVRHRIAFLPDYDMSMARLLYWGCDVWLNNPLRPLEACGTSGMKSALNGGLNLSIRDGWWDEWYDGENGWEIPSADGVSDDERRDELESSALYGLLEQAVAPKFYERNEHGVPPRWIEMVRHTLQTLGPKVLASRMVRDYVQQYYTPAAQSLRKTIADTGAGAFGAARELADYRRRAEQAWPKVAITDVDSTGLPDTPVLGSKLTLTATVQLAGLVPDEVTVEAVVGRVDSGDALLDPVTVEMSYTGTAEGGNQVFSTTTSLPVAGAVGYTVRVLPQHPMLAAGNELGLVALAG is encoded by the coding sequence GTGAAAGCTCTCCGTCGCTTTACCGTCCGCGCCCACCTGCCCGAGCGGCTCGCCGCACTCGAACAGCTGTCCATCAATCTGCGATGGTCCTGGGACAAGGCGACGCAAGACCTATTCGCGAGCATTGATCCGTTGCTGTGGGCGAATTGCGGCAGCGATCCCGTGGCCCTGCTGGGCGCGGTCAACCCCGCGCGCCTCGATGAATTAGCGGTCGACGAGGGCTTCCTGCGCTGGCTCGACGAGCTGTCCGCCGACTTAAACGACTACTTGCGCCGCCCGCTGTGGTACCAGCAACAGCAGGAAGCCGGTACTGCGATGCCCACCGGTATCGCGTACTTCTCGATGGAATTCGGCGTCGCCGAGGTACTGCCCAACTACTCGGGTGGCCTGGGCATCCTGGCCGGCGATCACCTCAAGTCCGCGTCCGATCTGGGCGTGCCGCTGATCGCGGTCGGCCTGTACTACCGCTCCGGGTACTTCCGGCAGTCGCTGACCGCCGAAGGCTGGCAAAACGAGACCTATCCGTCGCTGGACCCGCAAGGTCTTCCGCTGCGGTTGCTCACCGATGCCGCCCGGAATCCCGCGCTGGTGGAATTGACGCTGCCCGACTCCGCACGCCTGTTCGCGCGGATCTGGGTGGCGCAGGTGGGCCGGGTTCCGCTGTTGCTGCTGGATTCCGACGTCCCCGAGAACGAGCACGATCTGCGCAGCGTCACCGACCGGCTGTACGGCGGCGACCAGGAGCACCGGATGCGCCAGGAGATCCTGGCCGGCATCGGCGGCGTACGGGCGATTCGGGCGTTCACCGCCATCGAAGGCCTGCCCGCGCCCGAGGTGTTCCACATGAACGAGGGGCACGCCGGGTTCCTCGGTGTGGAGCGCATTCGCGAGCTGATAACTGATTCGGGGCTGGACTTCGACACCGCCCTGACGGTGGTGCGCTCGGCCACCGTGTTCACCACCCACACGCCGGTGCCCGCCGGTATCGACCGTTTCCCGGTCGACATGGTGCGCCTCTACTTCGACGACTACCTGGACGAGGATTCCGACGATCAGGTGCCCGCGTTGTTGCCGGGCGTGCCGATCGATCGGGTGATTGCGCTCGGCGCCGAAGACGATGAGACCAAATTCAATATGGCGCACATGGGGCTGCGCCTTGCGCAACGCGCCAACGGGGTTTCGCTGCTGCACGGTCAGGTGAGCCGGGGCATGTTCAACGAGCTCTGGCCGGGATTCGACCGCGCCGAGGTGCCGATCGGGTCGATCACCAACGGGGTGCACGCCCGTACCTGGGCGGCACCGCAGTGGCTGCAGCTGGGCCGCGAGCTGGCCGGGCCGGAAGACGCGGCGTTCAGCGATCCGGGCGTGTGGCTACGGCTGCGGGAAGTCGATCCCGGTCACCTGTGGTGGATCCGCTCCCAATTGCGCTCGCTGCTGGTCGACGACGTCCGGCGGCGGCTGCGCCGCTCGTGGCTGGAACGCGGTGCATCGGACGCTGAATTAAGCTGGATTGCAACGGCTTTCGATCCCGACGTGCTCACCGTGGGCTTTGCTCGCCGGGTGCCGACGTACAAGCGGTTGACGCTGATGCTGAGCGACCCCGACCGCCTGGAACGACTGCTGCTGAACAAGGAACGACCGATCCAGCTGATCGTTGCGGGGAAGTCACACCCGGCCGACGACGGGGGCAAAGCCCTGATCCAGCAAGTCGTGCGGTTCGCCGACCGGCCCGAGGTGCGCCACCGCATCGCGTTCTTGCCCGACTACGACATGTCCATGGCCCGGCTGTTGTATTGGGGCTGCGACGTCTGGCTCAACAACCCGCTGCGGCCGCTGGAGGCTTGCGGCACTTCGGGAATGAAGAGCGCGCTCAACGGCGGTTTGAACCTGTCCATCCGCGACGGCTGGTGGGACGAATGGTACGACGGCGAAAACGGTTGGGAGATACCGTCGGCCGACGGGGTGAGCGACGACGAGCGCCGCGACGAGCTGGAGTCCAGCGCTCTCTACGGCCTGCTCGAGCAAGCGGTGGCGCCGAAGTTCTACGAGCGCAATGAACACGGGGTGCCACCGCGCTGGATCGAAATGGTCCGGCACACCCTGCAAACGCTCGGGCCCAAGGTGCTGGCTTCGCGGATGGTGCGTGACTACGTCCAGCAGTACTACACGCCGGCGGCGCAGTCGCTGCGCAAGACGATTGCCGACACGGGTGCGGGCGCATTCGGCGCCGCGCGTGAGCTGGCCGACTACCGGCGGCGCGCCGAACAGGCCTGGCCCAAGGTCGCGATCACCGACGTCGACTCCACCGGTCTGCCCGATACTCCGGTGCTCGGCTCCAAGCTCACCCTGACCGCGACCGTGCAGCTGGCCGGTCTGGTGCCCGACGAGGTCACCGTGGAGGCGGTGGTGGGCCGCGTCGATTCGGGCGATGCGCTGCTGGACCCGGTCACCGTCGAAATGTCGTACACGGGAACGGCCGAAGGCGGCAACCAGGTCTTCTCGACGACGACCTCGCTGCCGGTGGCAGGCGCGGTCGGATACACGGTCCGGGTGCTGCCGCAGCACCCGATGCTCGCGGCCGGCAACGAGCTTGGCCTGGTCGCTCTCGCCGGCTAA
- a CDS encoding ATP-dependent DNA helicase, with amino-acid sequence MSESVSGSVPELLGIAVTALGGSERSGQLEMATAVARAFDTGEHLAVQAGTGTGKSLAYLIPAIVHAIADETPVVVSTATIALQRQLVDRDLPRLADSLADALPHPPQFALLKGRRNYLCLNKIHNGSTDEPDDEEGRPQEELFNPMAASALGRDVQRLTAWASTTDSGDRDDLKPGVPERSWSQVSVSARECLGVARCPFGTECFSERARGRAGVADVVVTNHALLAIDAVSESTVLPEHSLLVVDEAHELVDRVTSVATAELTSAALGVAARRITRLVHPELVQRLETTTATFAAAIHDATPGRIDHLDDELATYLRALRDVAGAARADIDTTSDAKAAAARAEAVAALSEISDTASRILTSFGPAIPDRTEVVWLDHEDNRGSPRPVLRVAPLTVAALLRNHVFSRSTTVLTSATLTVGGSFDAMASAWGLKGPDETTDGPPWRGLDVGSPFEHAKAGILYVAAHLPPPGRDGTGSAEQLSEIAELITAAGGRTLGLFSSMRAARAAADAMRERLSTPVLCQGDDSTSALVEQFSADPETSLFGTLSLWQGVDVPGPSLSLVLIDRIPFPRPDDPLLGARQRAVAARGGNGFMAVAANHAALLLAQGSGRLLRRDTDRGVVAVLDSRMATAGYGGYLRASLPPFWQTTNAEQVRGALQRLRGAPDGLPA; translated from the coding sequence GTGTCGGAGTCTGTTTCCGGGTCCGTGCCCGAGCTGCTCGGCATCGCCGTGACCGCGCTCGGCGGCAGCGAACGCAGCGGTCAGCTGGAGATGGCCACCGCGGTCGCGCGCGCATTCGATACCGGGGAGCACCTCGCCGTGCAGGCGGGCACCGGGACCGGCAAGTCGCTGGCGTACCTCATTCCCGCGATCGTGCATGCGATCGCTGACGAGACACCGGTCGTGGTGTCGACGGCGACGATCGCCCTGCAGCGCCAGCTGGTCGATCGCGACCTGCCCCGCCTGGCCGACTCGCTTGCCGACGCGCTGCCGCATCCCCCGCAGTTCGCGCTTCTCAAGGGAAGACGAAACTATCTGTGCCTGAACAAAATTCACAACGGGTCCACCGACGAGCCGGACGACGAAGAGGGACGACCACAAGAGGAGCTGTTCAATCCGATGGCGGCCAGCGCCCTGGGCCGCGACGTGCAACGGCTCACCGCCTGGGCCTCGACGACGGATTCGGGTGACCGCGACGACCTCAAACCCGGTGTGCCAGAACGATCCTGGTCACAGGTCAGTGTCTCCGCGCGCGAATGCCTCGGGGTGGCCCGCTGCCCGTTCGGCACGGAGTGCTTTTCGGAACGCGCGCGCGGCCGCGCCGGTGTGGCAGACGTCGTCGTCACCAACCACGCCTTGCTGGCGATCGACGCTGTCTCGGAATCGACAGTGCTGCCTGAACATTCGCTGTTGGTGGTCGACGAAGCGCACGAGTTGGTCGACCGGGTGACCTCGGTGGCCACCGCGGAGTTGACGTCGGCCGCCCTGGGGGTCGCCGCGCGGCGGATCACCCGGCTGGTGCACCCGGAACTGGTCCAGCGGCTGGAGACGACGACCGCGACCTTCGCGGCGGCGATCCACGACGCGACGCCGGGTCGCATCGATCACCTCGACGACGAGCTGGCGACATACCTGAGGGCACTGCGCGACGTAGCCGGCGCGGCGCGCGCCGACATCGACACCACCAGCGACGCCAAGGCGGCCGCGGCGCGCGCCGAAGCCGTTGCGGCACTGAGCGAGATCTCCGATACCGCGTCGCGGATCCTGACGTCGTTCGGGCCGGCGATCCCCGATCGCACCGAGGTGGTGTGGCTGGACCACGAGGACAACCGCGGTTCGCCGCGACCCGTGCTGCGGGTGGCGCCGCTGACGGTGGCCGCCTTGTTGCGCAACCACGTGTTTTCGCGGTCGACGACGGTGCTGACCTCGGCCACGTTGACGGTCGGCGGATCCTTTGACGCGATGGCCTCGGCGTGGGGCCTCAAAGGACCCGACGAGACCACGGATGGCCCGCCCTGGCGTGGCCTCGACGTCGGATCGCCATTCGAGCATGCCAAGGCCGGAATCCTTTACGTGGCAGCACATCTGCCCCCGCCGGGCCGCGACGGTACCGGCTCGGCCGAGCAGCTGAGCGAGATCGCCGAACTGATCACCGCCGCAGGCGGGCGCACCCTGGGCCTGTTCTCGTCGATGCGCGCCGCCCGGGCCGCCGCCGACGCCATGCGCGAACGGCTGTCCACGCCGGTGTTGTGCCAGGGCGACGACAGCACCTCGGCGTTGGTCGAGCAGTTCAGTGCCGACCCCGAGACCTCGCTGTTCGGCACGCTGTCGCTGTGGCAGGGCGTCGACGTACCGGGGCCGTCGCTGTCGCTGGTGCTGATCGACCGCATCCCGTTCCCGCGGCCGGACGATCCGCTGCTGGGTGCCCGGCAGCGCGCGGTGGCCGCCCGCGGCGGCAACGGCTTCATGGCCGTCGCGGCCAATCATGCGGCGCTGTTGCTGGCGCAGGGCTCGGGACGGCTGCTGCGCCGCGACACCGACCGCGGCGTGGTGGCGGTGCTCGACTCGCGCATGGCCACCGCCGGCTACGGCGGCTACCTGCGCGCGTCGCTGCCGCCGTTTTGGCAGACCACCAACGCCGAGCAGGTCCGCGGCGCCCTGCAGCGGCTGCGCGGCGCGCCGGACGGCCTACCAGCCTGA
- a CDS encoding nicotinate phosphoribosyltransferase — protein MNEPGLAGLLTDKYELTMLAAALRDGTAERRTAFELFARRLPEGRRYGVVAGTGRLLEALPQFGFDDDACRLLAEFLDADTLRYLRDFRFTGDIDGYAEGELYFPGSPVLSVRGSFAECVVLETLALSIFNHDTAIASAAARMVGAAAGRPLIEMGSRRTHERAAVAAARAAYIAGFAASSNLEAQRRYGVPTEGTAAHAFTMLHTGAGGPDELAAFRAQVDALGVGTTLLVDTYDVTTGVANAVAAAGPTLGAVRIDSGELGVLARQTREQLDQLGATGTRIVVSGDLDEFSIAALRAEPVDSYGAGTSVVTGSGAPTAGMVYKLVEVDGIPVQKRSSHKQSQGGHKEALRLSRPTGTITEEVVHPAGRPPSTTQPFRVLTTPLVRGGEVVAGTDHAALTAARDLVASGLHSLPWEGLKLAHGDPAIPTLHIPV, from the coding sequence ATGAACGAGCCGGGCTTAGCTGGGCTGTTAACCGACAAGTACGAGTTGACCATGCTGGCAGCGGCCCTGCGCGACGGCACGGCCGAGCGCCGGACCGCGTTCGAACTGTTCGCCCGCCGCCTGCCCGAGGGGCGGCGCTACGGCGTGGTCGCGGGCACCGGCCGTTTGCTGGAGGCCTTGCCACAGTTCGGGTTCGACGACGACGCATGCCGGCTACTGGCGGAATTCCTCGACGCCGACACCTTGCGTTACCTCCGCGATTTCCGGTTCACCGGCGATATCGACGGCTACGCCGAAGGCGAGCTGTATTTCCCCGGCTCACCGGTGCTGTCGGTGCGCGGCAGCTTCGCCGAATGCGTGGTGCTCGAAACGCTGGCGCTGTCGATCTTCAACCACGACACGGCGATCGCCTCCGCGGCGGCACGCATGGTCGGTGCCGCCGCCGGCCGCCCGCTGATCGAGATGGGCTCGCGGCGAACCCACGAACGCGCGGCCGTCGCCGCGGCCCGCGCGGCCTATATCGCCGGGTTCGCCGCCTCCTCCAACCTGGAAGCGCAGCGTCGCTACGGCGTACCGACCGAAGGCACCGCCGCGCACGCGTTCACGATGCTGCACACCGGCGCGGGCGGACCCGACGAGCTGGCGGCGTTTCGCGCCCAGGTCGACGCGTTGGGCGTGGGCACCACGCTGCTGGTGGACACCTACGACGTGACGACCGGAGTGGCCAATGCCGTGGCCGCCGCCGGGCCGACGCTCGGGGCGGTGCGGATCGACTCCGGCGAGCTCGGGGTGCTGGCCCGCCAGACGCGCGAGCAACTCGACCAGCTGGGCGCCACCGGCACCCGCATCGTGGTCTCCGGCGATCTCGACGAATTCTCCATCGCCGCGCTGCGGGCCGAACCGGTGGACAGTTACGGCGCCGGCACGTCGGTGGTCACCGGCTCGGGTGCCCCGACCGCGGGGATGGTCTACAAGCTGGTCGAAGTCGACGGCATACCGGTGCAGAAACGCAGCAGCCACAAGCAATCCCAGGGCGGCCACAAAGAAGCGCTGCGACTGTCCCGCCCGACCGGCACGATCACCGAAGAGGTCGTGCATCCGGCGGGCCGGCCACCCTCGACCACCCAACCGTTCCGGGTGCTGACGACCCCCCTCGTCCGCGGGGGCGAGGTGGTGGCCGGCACCGACCACGCGGCCCTGACCGCCGCCCGGGACCTGGTCGCGTCCGGGCTGCACAGCCTGCCCTGGGAGGGCCTGAAATTGGCGCACGGCGACCCGGCGATTCCGACGCTGCACATCCCGGTCTGA
- the clpS gene encoding ATP-dependent Clp protease adapter ClpS translates to MVVASAPTKPGTTGQRESAPVDVTASPWVTVVWDDPVNLMTYVTYVFQKLFGYSEPHATKLMLQVHNEGKAVVSAGSRESMEVDVSKLHAAGLWATLQQDR, encoded by the coding sequence ATGGTTGTTGCGTCAGCGCCTACCAAGCCCGGCACCACCGGGCAACGCGAGTCCGCTCCAGTCGACGTCACGGCCAGTCCATGGGTCACCGTCGTGTGGGACGACCCCGTCAATTTGATGACCTACGTGACGTATGTGTTCCAGAAGTTGTTCGGCTATAGCGAGCCGCACGCCACCAAACTGATGTTGCAGGTGCACAACGAAGGCAAAGCAGTGGTGTCGGCGGGTAGCCGTGAGTCAATGGAAGTCGACGTATCCAAGCTGCACGCCGCCGGTTTGTGGGCGACGCTGCAGCAGGATCGCTGA
- a CDS encoding DUF2017 domain-containing protein, which yields MRKWKRVETAAGPRFRSSLASHEAELLKNLVGALIDLLDERESSSPSDELEEITGIKTGNSEPPGDPTLRRLLPDFYRPEDEDASSAGTETPEGLNAALRSLHEPEIIDTKRVAAQQLLQTIPDGGGRFELSEDQANAWISAVNDIRLALGVMLEIGPEGPERLPTDHPMATHFDVYQWLTVLQEFLVLVLMGKQAG from the coding sequence GTGCGCAAATGGAAGCGGGTTGAGACCGCAGCTGGTCCCCGTTTTCGGTCTTCCTTGGCGTCGCACGAGGCGGAACTGCTCAAGAATCTGGTCGGCGCGCTGATCGACTTGCTCGACGAACGCGAATCCTCCTCGCCGTCAGACGAACTCGAGGAGATCACCGGCATCAAGACCGGAAATTCGGAGCCGCCCGGCGATCCGACGCTGCGCCGGCTGCTGCCCGACTTCTACCGGCCGGAGGACGAGGACGCGTCGAGCGCCGGGACGGAAACGCCCGAAGGTCTCAACGCCGCGCTGCGCAGTCTGCACGAGCCGGAGATCATCGACACCAAACGTGTTGCGGCACAACAGCTGTTGCAGACGATTCCGGACGGCGGCGGACGTTTCGAGCTGAGCGAGGACCAGGCCAACGCCTGGATCTCGGCCGTCAACGACATTCGGCTGGCGCTGGGAGTCATGCTCGAGATCGGGCCGGAAGGGCCGGAACGGCTGCCCACCGACCATCCGATGGCCACCCACTTCGACGTCTACCAGTGGCTGACCGTGCTGCAGGAGTTCTTGGTCCTGGTGCTGATGGGCAAGCAGGCCGGATGA
- a CDS encoding P1 family peptidase, translated as MNSLTDVSGIRVGHYQRLDPDASLGAGWASGVTVVLTPPGTVGAVDCRGGAPGTRETDLLDPANTVRFVDAVLLAGGSAYGLAAADGIMRWLEEHERGVAMEGGVVPIVPGAVIFDLPVGGWACRPTAEFGFLACEAACAAAGATTAVGTVGAGVGARAGVLKGGIGTASTTLPSGVTVGAIVAVNSAGEVVDRTTGLPWMADLIKEFALTPPPADQIEVLAQLPSPLEALNTTIAVVATDAALSSPACRRIAIAAQDGLARTVRPAHTPLDGDTVFALATGAVEVPPPADAPAAMSPETRLVTEVGAAAADCLARAVLVGVLAAESVAGIPTYRDTLPGAFGRERG; from the coding sequence ATGAACTCGCTCACCGATGTCAGCGGCATCCGCGTCGGCCACTACCAGCGCCTCGACCCGGACGCCTCGCTCGGCGCCGGGTGGGCCAGCGGCGTCACCGTCGTGCTGACACCGCCGGGGACCGTCGGCGCGGTCGATTGCCGCGGCGGTGCACCCGGCACCCGGGAGACCGATCTGCTGGACCCGGCCAACACGGTGCGGTTCGTCGACGCGGTGCTGCTGGCCGGCGGCAGTGCCTACGGCCTGGCTGCCGCCGACGGCATCATGCGCTGGCTGGAGGAACACGAGCGCGGCGTGGCGATGGAGGGCGGCGTGGTGCCCATCGTGCCGGGCGCGGTGATCTTCGACCTGCCGGTCGGCGGCTGGGCTTGCCGGCCGACGGCGGAGTTCGGCTTTCTAGCCTGCGAAGCCGCCTGCGCGGCCGCCGGCGCGACGACCGCCGTCGGCACGGTCGGCGCCGGGGTGGGCGCGCGGGCCGGCGTACTCAAGGGCGGCATCGGAACGGCGTCGACGACGCTGCCCTCCGGCGTCACCGTCGGCGCGATCGTCGCGGTGAACTCCGCGGGCGAGGTCGTGGACCGGACCACCGGCCTGCCGTGGATGGCGGACCTGATCAAGGAGTTCGCGCTGACGCCGCCGCCGGCCGACCAGATCGAGGTGCTCGCGCAGCTGCCCTCTCCGCTGGAAGCGCTGAACACGACGATCGCGGTGGTCGCGACCGACGCCGCGCTGAGCTCACCAGCATGCCGGCGCATTGCGATCGCCGCCCAGGACGGCCTGGCCCGCACCGTCCGCCCGGCCCACACTCCGCTGGACGGCGACACGGTGTTCGCGCTGGCGACCGGGGCGGTCGAGGTGCCGCCGCCCGCCGATGCGCCCGCCGCGATGTCTCCCGAGACGCGGCTGGTCACCGAGGTGGGTGCCGCCGCGGCCGATTGCCTGGCCCGTGCGGTGCTGGTCGGTGTGCTGGCGGCCGAGTCGGTCGCCGGAATACCGACTTACCGCGACACGTTGCCCGGCGCATTCGGGCGAGAGCGCGGTTGA
- a CDS encoding rhomboid family intramembrane serine protease, with protein sequence MGMSPSQQRTPATQPKKRPEWMVGGATILTFVALLYLIELFDQLSRHSLDANGIRPLETDGLWGIVFAPVLHANWQHLMANTVPLLVLGFLMTLAGLSRFVWATAIVWILGGFGTWLIGNWGSNCGPTDHIGASGLIFGWLAFLLVFGIFVRRFVDIVIGLVVLFIYGGVLLGAMPVLGQCGGVSWQGHLCGAIAGVVAAYLLSAPERKARAKRKAGSAPRLTT encoded by the coding sequence ATGGGCATGAGCCCGAGTCAACAGCGCACACCCGCTACGCAACCGAAAAAGCGGCCCGAGTGGATGGTGGGCGGGGCCACGATCCTCACCTTCGTGGCGCTGCTCTACCTGATCGAGCTGTTCGACCAACTGTCGCGGCATTCCCTGGACGCCAACGGCATCAGGCCACTGGAAACCGACGGCCTGTGGGGGATCGTCTTCGCACCCGTGTTGCACGCCAACTGGCAGCATCTGATGGCCAATACCGTGCCACTGCTGGTGCTCGGATTTCTGATGACCCTGGCCGGCTTGTCCCGGTTCGTGTGGGCCACCGCGATCGTGTGGATCCTCGGCGGCTTCGGCACCTGGCTGATCGGCAACTGGGGCAGTAACTGCGGGCCGACGGATCACATCGGGGCTTCCGGCCTGATCTTCGGCTGGCTGGCTTTTCTGCTGGTCTTCGGGATATTCGTGCGGCGCTTCGTCGACATCGTCATCGGTCTGGTGGTGCTGTTCATCTACGGCGGCGTCCTGCTCGGCGCGATGCCGGTGCTCGGTCAATGCGGCGGGGTGTCATGGCAGGGCCACCTGTGTGGTGCCATCGCCGGCGTCGTCGCCGCGTATCTGTTGTCGGCCCCCGAACGCAAGGCCCGGGCGAAGCGAAAAGCCGGCAGCGCGCCGCGGCTGACGACATGA